The following proteins are encoded in a genomic region of Vicugna pacos chromosome 16, VicPac4, whole genome shotgun sequence:
- the NARF gene encoding nuclear prelamin A recognition factor isoform X2 produces MAAGREATSPPARTGRKARVRRPADWPESPGRTPTHPYDRQSASPEPVGRRNPREKMSGPPRAPDGAGLAPPPRAPIGSDGGHAPFPRSHWPRQGPVAWSRTVLRALRLVLGCGAPVLRALIGRAEPLGVGPRRGDNNKGRRVAGGSDQISQCSPPAARPDSPARLQMKCEHCTRKECSKKTKTDDQENASLDVSSPAQEDGEKGEFHKLADAKIFLSDCLACDSCVTAEEGVQVSQQNAKDFLRVLNLNKCDTSKHKVVAVSVCPQSLPYFAAKFSLNVTDASRRLCGFLKSLGVRFVFDTTIAADFSVLESQKEFVRRFRRHSEEEPTLPMLTSACPGWVRYAERVLGHPVTPHLCTAKSPQQIMGSLVKDYFARRQNLSPDKIFHVIVAPCYDRKLEALQEDVLTASRGSRGADCVLTSGEVAQMMEQNGLSVRDAALDTLFGDVEGQVRRHDGASPDAHLGHIFRHAAKELFNEDVGELTYRSLRNRDFQEVTLEKSGEVLLRFAAAYGFRNIQNVVLKLKKGKFPYHCVEVLACAGGCLSGRGQAQTEEGRADKALLQRMKGIYADVPVRPPETSAHVQELYQEWLDGADSPRVQEALHTAHPGPGHPTNSRDIKW; encoded by the exons ATGGCGGCGGGTAGGGAGGCGACATCTCCGCCGGCCCGAACCGGTAGGAAGGCGCGCGTCCGGCGTCCAGCTGACTGGCCCGAGAGCCCGGGAAGGACCCCGACCCACCCTTACGACCGTCAGTCTGCTAGCCCTGAGCCAGTAGGCCGCCGAAACCCACGCGAGAAAATGTCTGGGCCTCCGCGGGCTCCCGACGGGGCGGGACTGGCTCCGCCCCCGCGCGCTCCTATTGGTTCCGACGGCGGACACGCCCCTTTCCCGCGCTCTCATTGGCCTAGGCAGGGCCCCGTAGCGTGGAGCCGCACCGTCCTCCGCGCGCTCCGATTGGTTTTGGGTTGTGGGGCGCCCGTTCTCCGAGCTCTCATTGGCCGAGCGGAGCCGCTGGGGGTGGGGCCGCGCCGAGGCGACAACAACAAAGGGCGGCGGGTAGCAGGCGGCAGTGACCAGATCTCTCAGTGCTCTCCACCGGCTGCGCGCCCGGACTCGCCCGCCCGGCTCCAGATGAAGTGTGAGCACTGCACGCGGAAG GAAtgtagtaaaaaaacaaaaactgatgaCCAAGAGAATGCATCACTCGATGTATCAAGTCCAGCCCAGGAGGATGGAGAG AAGGGAGAATTCCATAAATTGGCTGACGCCAAGATATTTTTGAGTGACTGCCTGGCCTGTGACAGCTGTGTGACTGCAGAGGAAGGAGTCCAGGTTTCCCAGCAGAACGCCAAGGACTTCCTCCGAGTCCTGAACCTTAATAAG TGTGATACCTCAAAGCACAAGGTGGTGGCAGTGTCGGTGTGTCCTCAGTCTCTGCCTTATTTTGCTGCTAAATTCAGCCTCAATGTGACTGATGCATCCAGAAGACTCTGTGGCTTTCTCAAAAGTCTTG GGGTACGCTTCGTCTTTGACACCACGATCGCCGCAGACTTCAGCGTCCTGGAGAGCCAGAAGGAGTTTGTGCGCCGGTTCCGCCGGCACAGCGAGGAGGAGCCAACGCTGCCCATGCTGACGTCCGCCTGTCCTG gctGGGTCCGATACGCTGAGCGGGTGCTGGGCCACCCCGTCACCCCTCACCTCTGCACTGCCAAGTCTCCCCAGCAGATCATGGGGTCTCTGGTGAAGGACTACTTTGCCAGGAGGCAG AACCTGTCCCCAGACAAGATCTTCCACGTCATCGTGGCTCCGTGCTACGACAGGAAGCTGGAGGCCCTGCAGGAAGATGTGCTCACAGCCTCACGTGGGTCTCGGGGTGCTGACTGCGTGCTGACCTCAG GTGAAGTCGCTCAGATGATGGAGCAAAATGGCCTCTCTGTGAGAGACGCTGCCCTGGACACTCT GTTTGGAGACGTGGAGGGGCAGGTGAGGCGCCACGACGGAGCCAGCCCTGACGCGCACCTGGGGCACATCTTCAGACACGCGGCCAAGGAGCTGTTCAACGAGGACGTGGGGGAGCTTACCTACCGCTCCTTGAG GAACAGAGACTTCCAGGAGGTCACCCTCGAGAAGAGCGGGGAGGTTCTGCTGCGTTTTGCTGCTGCGTACGGCTTTCGGAACATCCAGAATGTGGTCTTGAAGCTGAAGAAGGGCAAATTCCCGTATCACTGTGTGGAGGTCCTCGCCTGTGCCGGGG GGTGCCTCAGTGGCAGAGGCCAGGCGCAGACGGAGGAGGGGCGCGCGGACAAGGCCCTGCTGCAGAGGATGAAGGGCATCTACGCGGACGTCCCCGTGCGGCCCCCTGAGACGAGCGCCCATGTGCAGGAGCTGTACCAGGAATGGCTGGACGGCGCCGACTCCCCCCGCGTCCAGGAAGCCCTGCACACCGCACACCCAGGCCCGGGCCACCCTACTAACAGCCGAGACATCAAGTGGTGA
- the NARF gene encoding nuclear prelamin A recognition factor isoform X1 codes for MAAGREATSPPARTGRKARVRRPADWPESPGRTPTHPYDRQSASPEPVGRRNPREKMSGPPRAPDGAGLAPPPRAPIGSDGGHAPFPRSHWPRQGPVAWSRTVLRALRLVLGCGAPVLRALIGRAEPLGVGPRRGDNNKGRRVAGGSDQISQCSPPAARPDSPARLQMKCEHCTRKECSKKTKTDDQENASLDVSSPAQEDGEKGEFHKLADAKIFLSDCLACDSCVTAEEGVQVSQQNAKDFLRVLNLNKKCDTSKHKVVAVSVCPQSLPYFAAKFSLNVTDASRRLCGFLKSLGVRFVFDTTIAADFSVLESQKEFVRRFRRHSEEEPTLPMLTSACPGWVRYAERVLGHPVTPHLCTAKSPQQIMGSLVKDYFARRQNLSPDKIFHVIVAPCYDRKLEALQEDVLTASRGSRGADCVLTSGEVAQMMEQNGLSVRDAALDTLFGDVEGQVRRHDGASPDAHLGHIFRHAAKELFNEDVGELTYRSLRNRDFQEVTLEKSGEVLLRFAAAYGFRNIQNVVLKLKKGKFPYHCVEVLACAGGCLSGRGQAQTEEGRADKALLQRMKGIYADVPVRPPETSAHVQELYQEWLDGADSPRVQEALHTAHPGPGHPTNSRDIKW; via the exons ATGGCGGCGGGTAGGGAGGCGACATCTCCGCCGGCCCGAACCGGTAGGAAGGCGCGCGTCCGGCGTCCAGCTGACTGGCCCGAGAGCCCGGGAAGGACCCCGACCCACCCTTACGACCGTCAGTCTGCTAGCCCTGAGCCAGTAGGCCGCCGAAACCCACGCGAGAAAATGTCTGGGCCTCCGCGGGCTCCCGACGGGGCGGGACTGGCTCCGCCCCCGCGCGCTCCTATTGGTTCCGACGGCGGACACGCCCCTTTCCCGCGCTCTCATTGGCCTAGGCAGGGCCCCGTAGCGTGGAGCCGCACCGTCCTCCGCGCGCTCCGATTGGTTTTGGGTTGTGGGGCGCCCGTTCTCCGAGCTCTCATTGGCCGAGCGGAGCCGCTGGGGGTGGGGCCGCGCCGAGGCGACAACAACAAAGGGCGGCGGGTAGCAGGCGGCAGTGACCAGATCTCTCAGTGCTCTCCACCGGCTGCGCGCCCGGACTCGCCCGCCCGGCTCCAGATGAAGTGTGAGCACTGCACGCGGAAG GAAtgtagtaaaaaaacaaaaactgatgaCCAAGAGAATGCATCACTCGATGTATCAAGTCCAGCCCAGGAGGATGGAGAG AAGGGAGAATTCCATAAATTGGCTGACGCCAAGATATTTTTGAGTGACTGCCTGGCCTGTGACAGCTGTGTGACTGCAGAGGAAGGAGTCCAGGTTTCCCAGCAGAACGCCAAGGACTTCCTCCGAGTCCTGAACCTTAATAAG AAGTGTGATACCTCAAAGCACAAGGTGGTGGCAGTGTCGGTGTGTCCTCAGTCTCTGCCTTATTTTGCTGCTAAATTCAGCCTCAATGTGACTGATGCATCCAGAAGACTCTGTGGCTTTCTCAAAAGTCTTG GGGTACGCTTCGTCTTTGACACCACGATCGCCGCAGACTTCAGCGTCCTGGAGAGCCAGAAGGAGTTTGTGCGCCGGTTCCGCCGGCACAGCGAGGAGGAGCCAACGCTGCCCATGCTGACGTCCGCCTGTCCTG gctGGGTCCGATACGCTGAGCGGGTGCTGGGCCACCCCGTCACCCCTCACCTCTGCACTGCCAAGTCTCCCCAGCAGATCATGGGGTCTCTGGTGAAGGACTACTTTGCCAGGAGGCAG AACCTGTCCCCAGACAAGATCTTCCACGTCATCGTGGCTCCGTGCTACGACAGGAAGCTGGAGGCCCTGCAGGAAGATGTGCTCACAGCCTCACGTGGGTCTCGGGGTGCTGACTGCGTGCTGACCTCAG GTGAAGTCGCTCAGATGATGGAGCAAAATGGCCTCTCTGTGAGAGACGCTGCCCTGGACACTCT GTTTGGAGACGTGGAGGGGCAGGTGAGGCGCCACGACGGAGCCAGCCCTGACGCGCACCTGGGGCACATCTTCAGACACGCGGCCAAGGAGCTGTTCAACGAGGACGTGGGGGAGCTTACCTACCGCTCCTTGAG GAACAGAGACTTCCAGGAGGTCACCCTCGAGAAGAGCGGGGAGGTTCTGCTGCGTTTTGCTGCTGCGTACGGCTTTCGGAACATCCAGAATGTGGTCTTGAAGCTGAAGAAGGGCAAATTCCCGTATCACTGTGTGGAGGTCCTCGCCTGTGCCGGGG GGTGCCTCAGTGGCAGAGGCCAGGCGCAGACGGAGGAGGGGCGCGCGGACAAGGCCCTGCTGCAGAGGATGAAGGGCATCTACGCGGACGTCCCCGTGCGGCCCCCTGAGACGAGCGCCCATGTGCAGGAGCTGTACCAGGAATGGCTGGACGGCGCCGACTCCCCCCGCGTCCAGGAAGCCCTGCACACCGCACACCCAGGCCCGGGCCACCCTACTAACAGCCGAGACATCAAGTGGTGA